A DNA window from Bacteroides cellulosilyticus contains the following coding sequences:
- a CDS encoding HRDC domain-containing protein: MEQNPELALAWQFIENTGTHLFLTGKAGTGKTTFLRRLKSESPKRMVVLAPTGIAAINAGGVTIHSFFQLPFAPYVPDTSFSADGKAQYRFRFGKDKLNIMRSIDLLVIDEISMVRADLLDAIDDVLRRFRDRSKPFGGVQLLMIGDLQQLAPVIKDEEWQMLNSYYDTPYFFSSRALRQSEYCTLELKTVYRQSDTHFLDMLNRIRENRCDKTLLDELNRRYIPNFNPSKEEGYIQLTTHNYQAQRINEHELAQLPGRSFTFRAQIDGKFPEYSYPTDEVLELKRGAQVMFVKNDSSGEHRYYNGMIGEVVNVSALGIEVRSKGSEDAFMLQEEEWTNAKYVLDEETKEITEDIEGVFKQFPLKLAWAITIHKSQGLTFERAIIDASASFAHGQTYVALSRCKTLEGLVLSAPLSARAVISDSAVDTFTEDARRNEPDETRYRRLQQAYFLELLSGLFDFLPLELALKRFVRLVDEHLYKLYPKLLTEYKSETERFHEKVMKVAQKFSLQYTRLVDGAEDYATDKSLQERIHLGAEYFKEQLEPLDAIRSSTIVETDNKELKKQLKTASEELDDLLLLKVDLLEFVISKGFHVGEYLKQKAVLSIDDTTSTKGKEEKRSGNSTERRKRKGGTEESGNTPARKKTAAVEVPSDILHPELYRRLVAWRNAEASQLGLPVYTVIQQKAILGITNLLPEDKSALLRIPYFGKKGVEKYGDELLEMVRVYKKESGIAETLFSD, encoded by the coding sequence ATGGAACAGAATCCTGAATTGGCATTAGCGTGGCAATTTATAGAAAATACAGGCACACATCTCTTTTTGACCGGTAAAGCAGGGACCGGAAAAACTACATTCCTGCGGCGGTTGAAGTCCGAAAGTCCAAAGCGTATGGTTGTTCTTGCCCCAACAGGTATTGCAGCTATCAATGCAGGTGGCGTAACCATCCACTCTTTCTTTCAGTTACCTTTTGCCCCTTACGTACCTGATACCTCATTCAGTGCGGATGGCAAAGCACAATATCGTTTCCGTTTCGGAAAAGATAAACTCAACATCATGCGTAGTATAGACTTGCTGGTGATTGATGAAATCAGTATGGTACGTGCTGATCTTCTAGATGCGATAGACGACGTGCTGAGACGTTTTCGTGATCGCAGTAAACCCTTCGGTGGTGTGCAATTGCTGATGATCGGAGATTTGCAGCAGCTTGCCCCAGTGATAAAAGATGAAGAGTGGCAGATGCTGAACAGTTACTATGATACTCCTTATTTCTTTTCCAGTCGTGCACTGAGACAGTCTGAATATTGTACGCTTGAACTGAAAACGGTGTATCGTCAGAGTGATACTCACTTTCTGGATATGCTGAACCGTATTCGGGAGAACCGTTGTGATAAAACTTTGCTGGATGAATTGAACCGTAGGTACATTCCGAATTTCAACCCTTCGAAAGAGGAAGGATATATCCAGCTGACTACCCATAACTATCAGGCGCAACGTATCAATGAACATGAACTGGCACAATTACCCGGTCGTTCCTTCACCTTTCGTGCCCAGATAGATGGAAAGTTTCCTGAATATTCTTATCCCACAGATGAAGTGCTTGAACTGAAACGTGGTGCCCAAGTCATGTTTGTGAAGAATGATTCATCCGGTGAGCACCGTTATTACAATGGTATGATCGGTGAAGTGGTGAATGTCTCAGCTTTGGGTATAGAAGTACGTAGTAAAGGAAGTGAGGATGCTTTTATGCTGCAAGAAGAAGAATGGACGAATGCAAAATACGTGTTGGATGAAGAGACTAAGGAAATCACCGAAGATATAGAAGGAGTCTTCAAACAATTCCCTCTGAAGCTGGCATGGGCTATTACTATCCATAAAAGTCAGGGACTGACATTTGAACGTGCAATAATCGATGCCAGTGCTTCTTTTGCACACGGACAGACTTATGTGGCATTAAGCCGTTGTAAAACATTGGAAGGTTTGGTATTGAGCGCTCCACTGTCGGCAAGAGCGGTCATCAGTGACAGTGCTGTAGATACTTTTACGGAAGATGCGCGTAGAAACGAACCTGATGAAACGCGTTACAGGAGATTGCAACAAGCATACTTTCTGGAATTGCTATCGGGATTGTTTGATTTCTTACCGTTAGAGTTGGCATTGAAGCGCTTTGTGAGATTGGTGGATGAACACTTGTATAAACTCTATCCCAAACTATTGACTGAATATAAATCAGAAACGGAACGTTTTCACGAGAAGGTTATGAAAGTTGCCCAAAAGTTTAGCCTTCAATACACACGCCTGGTTGATGGTGCCGAAGATTATGCAACGGATAAAAGCTTGCAGGAACGTATTCATTTGGGAGCGGAATATTTTAAAGAACAGTTAGAACCTTTGGATGCTATCAGGAGTAGTACCATTGTGGAAACAGATAATAAAGAACTAAAAAAACAGTTGAAGACTGCCAGTGAGGAATTGGATGATCTACTTCTGTTAAAAGTTGACTTATTGGAATTTGTTATCAGTAAGGGCTTTCATGTAGGAGAGTACCTGAAACAAAAGGCGGTACTTTCCATTGACGATACGACATCGACTAAAGGCAAAGAGGAGAAGCGTTCCGGTAATTCTACCGAAAGAAGAAAACGAAAAGGCGGAACCGAGGAAAGTGGAAATACCCCTGCACGGAAAAAAACAGCAGCAGTGGAAGTTCCTTCGGATATCCTGCATCCCGAATTATACAGGCGTCTGGTAGCATGGCGTAATGCAGAAGCGTCTCAATTAGGATTACCGGTATATACCGTAATCCAACAGAAAGCTATTTTAGGTATCACCAATTTATTACCGGAAGATAAATCCGCTCTTCTCCGGATCCCTTATTTTGGCAAAAAAGGAGTGGAAAAGTATGGGGATGAGTTGCTGGAGATGGTGCGGGTGTATAAGAAGGAGAGTGGAATTGCAGAAACGCTGTTTAGTGATTAG
- the fucO gene encoding lactaldehyde reductase yields MINRFVLNEVSYFGPGAREVLPQEIKRLGLKKAFVSTDKDLIKFGVADKVLSVLDKAGIPYVVFSDIKPNPTVSNVNAGVKAFAESGADFILAIGGGSSIDTSKAIGIITNNPEFSDVVSLEGVAPTQKKSVPIIALPTTAGTAAEVTINYVITDEVNEKKMVCVDPNDIPAIAIVDAELMYTLPKGLTASTGLDALTHAIEGLITKGAWEMSDMFEIKAIEMITRYLETAVFEPTNAEARNGMAVAQYIAGMAFSNVGLGVVHGMAHPLGAIFDIPHGVANALLLPIIMEFNAPAALDKYVEIAKAMTVYKEGMSQEEAARAAVDAVRALSVRVGIPQHLSELGIKESDLDKLATAAIADVCTPGNPREVTKEIILDLYKKAL; encoded by the coding sequence ATGATTAACAGATTCGTCTTGAACGAAGTATCCTACTTCGGACCGGGTGCCCGCGAAGTGCTCCCACAGGAAATTAAACGTCTCGGCTTGAAAAAAGCTTTTGTATCCACCGACAAAGATTTGATTAAATTTGGAGTAGCCGACAAGGTGCTGTCCGTACTGGATAAGGCAGGTATACCCTATGTTGTATTCAGCGATATTAAACCAAATCCTACGGTTAGTAATGTAAATGCAGGTGTGAAAGCGTTTGCAGAATCCGGTGCCGATTTTATTCTGGCTATTGGCGGCGGTTCTTCTATCGATACATCAAAAGCTATCGGCATTATCACTAATAATCCGGAATTCAGTGATGTGGTTTCTCTGGAAGGAGTGGCGCCGACTCAGAAGAAGTCCGTGCCTATCATTGCACTGCCTACCACTGCGGGAACTGCTGCTGAGGTAACCATCAACTACGTGATTACCGACGAAGTGAATGAAAAGAAGATGGTATGCGTAGATCCGAATGATATTCCTGCCATCGCCATTGTAGATGCCGAATTGATGTACACTTTGCCTAAAGGGCTGACCGCTTCTACGGGATTGGATGCATTGACACATGCTATTGAAGGTCTGATTACTAAGGGAGCTTGGGAAATGAGCGATATGTTTGAAATTAAAGCTATCGAAATGATTACCCGTTATCTGGAAACGGCTGTGTTTGAGCCGACGAATGCAGAGGCGCGTAATGGTATGGCGGTAGCGCAATATATTGCAGGTATGGCTTTCTCTAATGTAGGTTTGGGCGTTGTTCACGGCATGGCACATCCGTTGGGTGCTATTTTCGATATACCTCATGGTGTGGCTAATGCGTTGTTGCTGCCTATCATTATGGAGTTCAATGCTCCTGCTGCGCTTGATAAGTATGTGGAAATTGCTAAGGCGATGACAGTATATAAAGAAGGAATGAGCCAGGAAGAGGCTGCACGTGCTGCCGTAGATGCAGTGAGAGCACTGTCAGTAAGAGTAGGTATTCCGCAACACCTTTCTGAATTGGGCATCAAGGAGAGCGACCTCGACAAGCTGGCTACTGCCGCTATTGCCGATGTTTGTACACCGGGTAATCCTCGCGAGGTGACGAAAGAGATTATATTGGATTTGTATAAGAAAGCACTATAA
- a CDS encoding sensor histidine kinase, producing the protein MKLPFKPIAILVIISLLGIFIYQAYWITGLYKTMKHELEQSIVEAMRMSDYNEMMLRVKEMQKENKAHGSVEVSAGYNSDSGKSFVRSSTTVNQTDSAGSRSLLKDGIPMKYDSVSVSYPNDSTRDILFTRGQEGTNISVWAERDSVKEVLEDTVINEDEPQASLRAEGGIDMMLRDQSSMVELATFIQRGMHSGLDIFIEPDIAVYDSLLNTYLQERGLKLPYRLERLHSGADPDSTLVYTDTLAIVGTPGYIPSEKAKQYNYAFDIHSNQSYRLTIEPIYKIVLRQMSGILTTSFVILIILGFSFWFLIRTILRQKTLEEMKSDFTNNITHELKTPIAVAYAANDALLNFNLAEDKQQRDKYLGICQEQLQRLSGLVEQILSMSMERRKTFRLHPETLSLHDLFPALIEQHKLKAGKPVEINLDIAPEDLTIIADRTHFSNILSNLIDNAIKYSPDKADIMICCRKKETEQVEISVTDHGIGIPTDKQPHIFDKFYRVPTGNIHNTKGYGLGLFYVKTMVEKHGGIVTVRSEAGKGSTFTIRI; encoded by the coding sequence ATGAAACTGCCATTCAAACCTATTGCCATATTAGTCATAATTTCTCTGCTGGGTATCTTTATTTACCAGGCATACTGGATCACGGGGCTATACAAAACAATGAAGCACGAACTGGAACAAAGCATCGTAGAAGCCATGCGCATGAGCGATTATAATGAAATGATGCTTCGTGTAAAGGAGATGCAAAAAGAAAATAAAGCCCACGGTTCCGTAGAGGTTTCAGCAGGATACAATTCCGATTCCGGAAAATCATTTGTCCGCAGCAGTACAACTGTTAACCAAACAGATAGTGCCGGAAGTCGTTCACTTTTAAAAGACGGTATCCCTATGAAGTATGACAGCGTCTCAGTGAGTTACCCGAATGACTCGACAAGAGATATCCTTTTCACACGGGGACAGGAAGGCACAAATATTTCAGTCTGGGCAGAAAGAGATTCAGTAAAAGAGGTCCTGGAAGATACAGTGATTAATGAGGATGAACCTCAGGCTTCTTTAAGAGCCGAAGGTGGAATAGACATGATGCTGCGTGACCAAAGCAGTATGGTGGAACTTGCCACTTTCATCCAGCGTGGAATGCACTCGGGACTGGATATTTTTATAGAACCTGATATAGCCGTTTATGACAGTCTGCTGAATACCTATCTGCAAGAACGGGGGCTTAAACTTCCCTACCGATTGGAGCGTCTTCATTCCGGTGCCGATCCGGACTCAACGCTGGTTTACACTGATACGCTCGCCATTGTCGGGACTCCCGGATACATACCCAGTGAAAAAGCAAAACAATATAATTATGCTTTCGACATTCACTCCAATCAAAGTTACCGCCTCACAATAGAACCTATTTATAAGATTGTATTGCGGCAGATGAGCGGTATTCTTACCACATCATTCGTTATCCTTATTATATTAGGTTTCTCCTTCTGGTTTCTTATCCGCACCATTTTGCGGCAGAAAACACTGGAAGAGATGAAGAGCGACTTTACCAACAACATCACCCACGAACTGAAAACACCTATTGCCGTGGCGTATGCCGCCAACGATGCTTTGCTTAATTTTAATCTGGCAGAAGACAAGCAACAACGGGATAAGTATCTGGGTATCTGCCAGGAACAGTTACAGCGATTAAGCGGACTGGTGGAACAAATTCTCTCCATGAGTATGGAACGCCGTAAAACCTTCCGTCTGCATCCGGAGACGCTTAGCTTGCACGATCTGTTCCCGGCACTCATCGAACAGCATAAACTGAAAGCGGGCAAGCCTGTAGAAATCAATCTCGACATTGCACCGGAAGACCTGACAATCATTGCCGACCGTACACACTTTAGTAATATTCTGAGTAACCTGATAGATAATGCCATCAAATACTCTCCGGATAAAGCCGACATAATGATCTGTTGCCGGAAAAAGGAAACGGAACAAGTGGAAATCTCAGTTACAGACCACGGTATTGGTATCCCTACGGATAAACAGCCTCACATTTTCGATAAATTCTACCGGGTTCCGACAGGAAATATCCACAATACCAAAGGCTACGGGCTGGGGCTTTTCTATGTAAAGACAATGGTAGAAAAGCACGGTGGCATTGTAACCGTACGAAGTGAAGCGGGAAAAGGAAGTACTTTTACAATAAGAATCTGA
- a CDS encoding SDR family oxidoreductase has product MKKKVLVIGANGFTGRRILNDLSRNDEYIVTGCSLHDDIAPDSGNYRFISADICQMGEQSALFREVRPNIVINTSALSVPDYCEAHREEADSINVNAVGQLAFRCEASAARFIHLSTDFVFNGDTGQLYTEEDTPDPVNYYGATKLKGEKRVAELCSNYAIARVVVVYGAALPGQHGNILQLVANRLRNNEEIRVVSDQWRTPTYVGDVSQGIEKLINHPNNGIYHICGSECLTIADIAYRVADTLNLDYSLILPVTTKQMGETTPRPRFSGLSIEKARRELGYQPHTLEEGIKLMFNL; this is encoded by the coding sequence ATGAAGAAAAAAGTATTGGTAATAGGTGCCAATGGCTTCACAGGACGCCGGATATTGAATGATTTGTCACGCAATGACGAGTATATAGTAACAGGTTGTTCTCTGCATGACGACATTGCTCCCGATTCCGGGAATTATCGTTTCATCAGTGCAGACATCTGCCAGATGGGGGAACAAAGCGCATTGTTCCGGGAAGTACGCCCGAATATAGTGATCAACACGTCCGCATTATCCGTTCCTGATTATTGCGAAGCACACCGTGAGGAGGCAGACAGTATCAATGTCAATGCTGTGGGACAATTGGCATTCCGATGCGAAGCATCCGCTGCACGCTTTATACATCTATCTACTGACTTTGTATTTAATGGAGATACAGGGCAGCTTTATACAGAAGAAGATACTCCTGATCCCGTCAACTATTATGGGGCAACCAAACTGAAAGGTGAAAAACGGGTAGCTGAGCTCTGTAGCAATTATGCCATCGCACGTGTGGTAGTGGTCTATGGTGCCGCCCTGCCGGGGCAACACGGGAATATTCTGCAATTGGTAGCCAATCGTTTAAGAAATAATGAAGAAATACGGGTGGTTTCCGACCAGTGGCGCACGCCAACCTATGTAGGCGATGTTTCTCAAGGAATAGAGAAACTGATAAATCATCCCAATAATGGCATTTATCACATCTGTGGCTCGGAATGTCTGACTATAGCCGATATTGCTTATCGTGTAGCAGATACGTTGAATCTGGATTATTCATTAATTCTGCCAGTCACTACCAAGCAAATGGGAGAAACAACTCCCCGTCCCCGTTTCAGCGGATTAAGCATTGAAAAAGCACGCAGAGAACTGGGATACCAACCACATACTCTGGAAGAAGGAATAAAACTAATGTTCAATCTTTAA
- a CDS encoding F0F1 ATP synthase subunit gamma encodes MGSLKEVKNRINSVKSTRQITSAMKMVASAKLHKAQTRIENMLPYQQKLNEILTNFLSTDATFESPYTEVRSVTRIAVVVFSSNSSLCGAFNANVVKKLGETLEEYKSLGKENVLIYPVGKKVEQAVKKLGYTSQGSYQEMADKPSYVQAYELAALLMQEFMEKQIDRVELIYHHFKSMGSQILMREEYLPIDLSKVAATAATEGSGKRGFQNDYIVEPSVGQLIADLLPKVLSQKLFTVLQDSNASEHAARTLAMQTATDNANELIQDLTKQYNKSRQQAITNELLDIIAGSMK; translated from the coding sequence ATGGGTTCTTTAAAAGAAGTAAAAAACAGAATAAACTCCGTCAAGAGTACGCGTCAGATAACATCGGCTATGAAGATGGTGGCATCCGCTAAGTTGCATAAGGCACAGACGCGGATTGAGAATATGCTGCCTTATCAACAGAAGTTGAATGAAATTCTGACTAACTTCTTGTCTACAGATGCTACATTTGAGTCGCCTTATACCGAAGTGCGTTCCGTAACGCGGATAGCGGTCGTGGTTTTCTCATCCAACAGTTCGCTGTGCGGAGCTTTCAATGCGAATGTGGTAAAAAAGCTCGGAGAAACGCTGGAAGAATATAAATCACTTGGTAAAGAGAACGTTCTGATATATCCTGTAGGAAAGAAAGTAGAGCAGGCTGTGAAAAAGCTGGGCTATACATCGCAGGGAAGTTATCAAGAGATGGCGGATAAACCATCATATGTACAAGCGTATGAACTTGCCGCGTTGTTGATGCAAGAGTTTATGGAAAAACAAATCGACCGTGTGGAGCTGATTTATCATCATTTCAAATCAATGGGTTCGCAGATATTGATGCGTGAAGAATATCTTCCTATCGATTTGAGCAAGGTGGCAGCAACTGCTGCAACAGAAGGATCGGGGAAACGTGGTTTCCAGAATGATTATATTGTAGAGCCATCTGTCGGACAGCTGATTGCTGATTTATTACCGAAGGTATTGAGTCAGAAACTATTTACTGTGCTTCAGGATTCTAATGCTTCTGAACATGCTGCGCGTACACTTGCCATGCAGACTGCAACAGATAATGCGAATGAATTGATACAGGACTTGACGAAGCAATATAACAAGAGCAGACAACAGGCAATCACAAACGAATTGCTGGATATTATAGCAGGAAGTATGAAATAA
- a CDS encoding outer membrane beta-barrel family protein, producing the protein MKSYYYLSLMLCALSAGVSAQEITKSTDAESERTLSADSIITQDKQLDSLYQSLPEVMVTGQRPIVKAEQGKLVYDLPRLIGNLPVDNAYDAVKELPGVTEMNGGLMLAGQGVTVILDGKVTTMSTEQLYSLLKSIPSSRIEKAEVMYNAPARYQVRGALINITLKQSTGGPSSWQGELYGKYNQKHYEGFNERASLIYNGNKFSADFLYSHNHGRGYSLTDKEAMHSLADGSVHHITTDEMGRSRSHTHSFRVGADYNIAKDHQLSFVYNGSYSTYHSLMDIYGTQQSNTRSNSTDWLHNGRLDYRTPFGLKAGAELTYYRSPSDQLLHSSMQGEELAFYTEDCQRINRWKFFLAQEHKLGRGWGLNYGAVYTTSIDHSYQYYYDTEKDAGTKAGVSTGIPDNMQSRRREQTLNFYAGFNKSFGDKLSLDASLAVEHYKTPVWNQWDWYPTINLSYMPAPGHVWQLALSSDKDYPDYWAVQDAISYLGGGYSEIHGNPFLKPAQEYQLQLTHILKSKYIFSAWFSHTKDYSTQTLYQSSERLVEIYKHLNFNYQQQAGVQASIPFDIKQWLNSRLTLIGVWHHEKDDDFWDIPFNRNICYGIAVLTNTFTLSKKPDLKLTLTGMARSKATQGIYDLPSSGYVNAALRYGFAKGKAILNLYCNDIFETGQIKPRIRFGTQNVTNDYACFREIGVSFTYKFGGYREKKREEVDTSRFK; encoded by the coding sequence ATGAAGTCTTATTACTATCTTTCCCTGATGCTATGTGCATTGAGCGCAGGAGTTTCCGCTCAGGAAATAACGAAGAGTACGGATGCAGAGAGCGAACGGACGCTCAGTGCGGACAGTATTATAACACAAGACAAGCAGCTGGACAGTCTTTACCAATCTCTTCCCGAAGTAATGGTTACCGGACAACGTCCCATCGTGAAAGCGGAGCAAGGTAAACTGGTGTACGATCTTCCGCGTCTTATCGGTAATCTACCTGTAGATAATGCTTATGACGCTGTGAAGGAACTGCCGGGCGTAACCGAGATGAATGGCGGGTTGATGTTGGCAGGGCAGGGGGTAACTGTAATATTGGATGGCAAAGTTACCACCATGAGTACCGAACAGCTTTATTCTTTATTGAAAAGCATCCCGTCCAGTCGCATAGAGAAGGCGGAAGTGATGTACAATGCTCCGGCACGCTATCAGGTACGGGGTGCACTTATCAATATTACACTGAAGCAAAGCACCGGAGGCCCGTCTTCCTGGCAAGGAGAGCTTTATGGCAAATATAATCAGAAACATTACGAGGGCTTCAACGAACGTGCCAGCCTGATCTATAATGGAAATAAATTCTCAGCAGATTTTCTTTACTCACACAACCACGGACGGGGATATTCTTTAACCGATAAAGAAGCTATGCACTCTCTGGCGGACGGTTCGGTTCATCACATCACAACCGATGAGATGGGCCGGAGCCGTTCACATACCCATAGTTTCCGGGTAGGGGCGGATTACAATATTGCCAAGGACCATCAGCTGAGTTTTGTTTATAATGGAAGTTATTCGACTTACCACAGCCTGATGGATATTTACGGTACGCAGCAGTCCAACACCCGTAGCAACAGCACCGATTGGCTGCACAACGGACGTCTGGATTACCGTACACCTTTCGGACTGAAAGCCGGTGCCGAACTGACTTATTACCGTTCTCCATCCGATCAGTTATTGCATAGCAGCATGCAAGGTGAAGAGCTGGCCTTTTATACCGAAGACTGTCAGCGCATCAATCGCTGGAAATTCTTCCTTGCCCAGGAGCATAAGCTGGGTCGTGGATGGGGACTGAATTATGGTGCCGTTTATACTACCAGTATCGACCACAGTTATCAGTATTATTATGATACGGAGAAGGATGCGGGAACAAAGGCAGGTGTGAGCACAGGCATTCCCGATAATATGCAATCCCGCCGTCGCGAACAAACTCTGAACTTCTATGCAGGTTTCAATAAAAGTTTCGGTGATAAACTTTCCCTGGATGCTTCGCTTGCCGTGGAGCATTACAAGACACCGGTCTGGAATCAGTGGGATTGGTATCCTACCATTAACCTGAGTTATATGCCCGCTCCCGGCCATGTCTGGCAATTGGCTTTGAGCAGTGATAAGGACTATCCTGATTATTGGGCTGTGCAGGACGCCATCTCTTATCTGGGCGGTGGATATTCTGAAATACATGGGAACCCGTTCCTGAAGCCGGCTCAGGAATATCAGCTCCAACTGACACATATTTTGAAGAGTAAATACATCTTTAGTGCATGGTTTTCCCATACGAAAGATTACTCTACCCAGACTCTTTATCAATCTTCTGAACGTCTGGTGGAAATCTATAAACATTTGAATTTTAATTACCAACAACAGGCCGGAGTACAGGCTTCTATACCTTTTGATATAAAGCAATGGTTGAATTCTCGTTTAACTTTGATTGGTGTATGGCATCATGAGAAGGATGATGATTTCTGGGATATTCCTTTTAACCGGAATATTTGTTATGGTATTGCCGTACTGACAAATACTTTCACTCTCTCTAAGAAGCCTGATCTGAAACTGACACTGACGGGAATGGCTCGTAGTAAAGCGACTCAGGGAATTTATGATTTACCGTCTTCAGGGTATGTAAATGCAGCTTTGCGGTATGGCTTTGCCAAAGGAAAGGCTATTCTGAATCTTTATTGCAATGATATCTTTGAGACGGGACAGATAAAACCACGTATCCGCTTTGGTACGCAGAACGTGACGAATGATTATGCTTGTTTCAGGGAAATCGGGGTGTCGTTTACGTATAAGTTCGGAGGATATAGGGAGAAGAAGAGGGAGGAGGTGGATACGTCGAGGTTTAAGTAA
- a CDS encoding response regulator transcription factor, with protein sequence MDKIKVLLVEDEQTLAMIIKDTLEGQNFIIHTAADGEEGLRMFFDLRPDVLVADVMMPRMDGFEMVRHIRQTDKRTPVLFLTARSSINDVVEGFELGANDYLKKPFGMQELIVRIKALVGKAFTFKEEPKKEETCFEIGDYHFNSVTQILSHTGIEQELSHREAEILKRLCENRNQVVNTQNILLDLWGDDSFFNSRSLHVFITKLRHKLSKDERIRIVNVRGIGYKLIIN encoded by the coding sequence ATGGACAAAATCAAGGTACTGCTGGTTGAGGATGAACAAACCCTCGCCATGATTATCAAAGATACGCTGGAAGGCCAGAACTTCATCATCCATACTGCTGCCGATGGCGAGGAAGGTCTGCGTATGTTCTTCGACTTACGCCCTGATGTACTGGTAGCCGATGTTATGATGCCTCGTATGGATGGTTTTGAAATGGTACGCCACATCCGTCAGACCGATAAACGAACTCCGGTACTTTTTCTCACCGCCCGTTCTTCCATCAACGATGTGGTAGAAGGCTTTGAACTCGGAGCCAACGACTATCTGAAAAAGCCTTTCGGCATGCAGGAACTTATCGTACGCATTAAAGCGCTGGTGGGCAAAGCATTTACATTCAAAGAGGAACCGAAGAAGGAAGAAACCTGTTTCGAGATAGGCGATTACCATTTCAACTCTGTCACACAGATATTGTCCCATACCGGAATAGAGCAGGAACTCTCCCACCGCGAGGCCGAAATCCTGAAACGCCTGTGCGAAAACCGTAATCAGGTAGTGAATACCCAGAATATCCTGCTCGATCTTTGGGGGGACGACAGTTTCTTCAATTCGCGCAGTCTGCACGTGTTCATCACTAAATTGCGACATAAACTTTCCAAGGACGAACGTATCCGCATTGTCAATGTCCGAGGTATCGGATACAAACTTATCATCAACTGA